TCCAACAGGTTTATCAGATAAAACATACGATCCAGTTAAGTCATTTCCATTTCTACTCCTTGAACTATCCTGAAATTGAAATACTTGGCCTCTCATTAACAATATTCTTTTACCAGCTGTTGTTATCGTTTTAGTTGGTACTGTTGGATAAATTGTAACATATGTTGAATCTTCTTTTGCCACAACAGCCGACTCTGATCCTCTAATAATATCTCGAACATTACCAGATAATGGATCAACATTTTGTATAATAGAATCAGTTGGATATGAATCAACAGAGTAATTTGCACTGATATATCTTGTTCCCCATGAGTTATCTGGGAGTGCTAAATAACCATCAGATGTTTGTAGTTTACTATTATAACCATAAACTGAAATTGGATGATTCATTGAATAAACTTCAATTCCAAGATTAAACACTCCTTCACCTATGCATTCAAAATTTTCATTAATTGGAAAGGTTACAACCGAATAAGGTGGAACGTATTTAATAAAAGTAACTGCTGGTTCAAAGATACTTAAACTTGGCACTATAACTGTAACTGTATCACCATACCTTGATCCAACTTGTATCCGCATATCAACATTATTATTATACCTGAAAAGTTCGTTCTGCATAAACACTAACCAGAAATGTTTTCCTTCAGCATTTGAACCTAACAAGTTATGTCGATTTTCTTTTTCATTATCTTGAGCTCTTGTTATATTGGTAAGTATTGCTATTATCAATAGCAATGTAATTGATAACAGTGTAAAATTCTTTTTCATCATCAAATTGTAACAATTAAGTTTATGGATTCATTTACTTCAACTCATATTATCTTAAGATTATTTATAAGTTTAAAGTTTAATTGAATTAAAATTATTCAGTTCTCAAAATTTAAATCAGTATGCTTTGGGAAAATAAGAAACTTTATTCAAGCAGAATATTAATATTTTAGATTAAGACTACAGTTAAATTTTTTAGTAAGTTACTAAGTTTTCGGAATTTTCAAATTAATATTTATTATATATACAATACTATAAAGTAAAACCATACATAACAAATTTAAAAATCTAAATCTAATAATTAAAACTACTTAAAACTTAATTAACAAATAATGTTTATAACTTAATAATATTATTCATTTTATTTAGTTCCAATATTGTATTCCCATCATCATCAATTTTAATTATTGACTCAAATTTTGAATCAAACTCAATTTCTTCAAATATATACGAATGCCTGCTATATAGAGTTTGTGAATAAAGTTCATCAAATCCTTTAATCAATACCATAATCTCTGGAGATAATTTTTTTATTTCTAATGTTGTAAGATTATATAAAGGACTAGATTCGTTAAGAAAATGAACAATTGTCCAACCTAAAGTTAAAACATTTATTTTTGACAATTGAAGCTCTAACTCTTTGAAAAGTCTTTTTGGTTTTTCATTTACAATCTCTAAATATGCAAATATAGTTTGCGCTTCAACCTCAATAATCTGAGAAGATCTTTGATTTGCAACTCTAAACATTAATGCCAATTGATTATCAATTTTACCTATAACTGCTTTATTGCTATACATTAATTTTGCCTTTGGTTTTGCAAATCTTCCGTACAAAAGTCCCGTAGCCAAAGCAAAACCAAGAAGACCAGACATAGATTCAATAGCAGCAATAATATTTGCTCCATATCCTTCAGGGCTAATCCTCCCGTAACCAACAGTTGTAAATGCTTGAGTACTAAAGAAAAAACATTCTAAAAAATCTTCCCAATTTGATTTAGGAAAAATACCAGCTAAATGTTCAACTCCAACTAAATAATAGGCTAAAGCAAAAATTATATTGATTGAAACATATAGGACTAAAACTACTAAATGGAATTTCATCCAACTCATTCCTATTAACATATGATACAAATCAAATCTATCTAATATGCTCTGACCTCTTCTTTGTATTGTTGACCCACCTTCTTTACTAATCAATCTTTTTTGCTTTACATCAGCTATACTTCCATAACCTAATTCTAACAAACTTGAAATATTTTTATCTGTCATAAACTAAAATTAGTATTAAATTATTATATAAAATTAAAAGGTATTTAATTTAAAGAAATTACTTGCAATTATTTCTAAAAAAAAATACTTCAATATTTTTTGAAGTATTTTCTTTAAAATAAATCTCATTCTATTATTTAACTATAAGAAAATTAATTAGTAGAAGATTCTTTAACCCCTTTTATATTTATCTACTAAGTGAGAATTTTATTGGTATTGAAATCCAAATTCCTACTTTTATTCCATTTTGTTCAGCTGGCTTGTAATTAGTTTTTTTTATTGCACTTATTGCAACATCCTCAAGTATTTTGTTTTCTGATTCTATAACTTTTGTTGTAGTAACTTTTCCTTCATCATTAACATAGACCAGAACCGTAACCTTACCTTGAACTCCATTGTTCATTGCAATTTGTGGATATTCAATATTTTTTAAAATCTCGTTGTAATCAAATTCAACTTCTTTTTCAACAAAAATAAAGTCTTCAGAATTATCATTTAAACTTGTATAACTATTTCCATTAATCAATTTCCCATTTTGATTTGGTTTATTATCATTTATGCTATTACCACCAATATTGCTTTCTATTGAATTGTTTAAATTGACAGATGAATTATCTAAAGAATCATTATTAATAAAATTTAGATCTATTATTTGATTTACATTTTTTATAGGATTACCAGTTGAATTTATTTTATTAATAATTCTTCGATTGTTAGAATAATTTGTATTTGTTGATTTAAATACCTGGGATTGTTTTTTTATTGCGTTATTATTATTAGTAATTTTAATAGTTTTTGGAATTTCTATAAAAGGTAACCTAATAACAGTTGTGCTTAATGGGAACTCAATTTTTGGCGATTTTGCTACTCCAATTTTACTATTAATTAAAACTATTCCTATTAAAATCAAATGTGCAATTACTGCTCCAAATAAACCTACGATTAGGTTTTTGTTATATACTTTTTTAAGTTCTTGTGCTCCAATTTGAATTCTATCTTTGTTTTTCATTTCAATTGCAGATTATTAGTTATAAGAAATAGATGTTTAAACAACATAAACATTAAATTAGCTCTAGTTACAAGAGATATGAATAAAAAAATTGAAACAAAAAAAAGTCAGTTGAAATTAATCAACTGACTTTATACATTATCCTAATTTTCTTAAATCTAAACTTCTTAAATCGAAATTTTTATTGACTTAACTTAAAGTTTACTGGTACAGATATCCATTGAACTACTGGAGTACCGTTCTGTATTGCAGGTGTAAATGAAGTTTCAAGTACAGCCTTTTTTGCAGCAGATTCTAATAATTTATTATCACTTTGATCTATTAAAGTTTTCATAGCTCTACCATCTTTTCCAACTAATACTCTAATTATAACTTTACCTTCAACATTATTTCTGCGAGCAATTTCTGGATACTCAACTCTCTTTTGTAAATCATCATAATCAAGATTTGCATCTTTCTCTACTGAAACAAACTCATCTGGTTCGGGAAGTTTGTCTTCATCAGCTTTTTTTTCATCCACTTGCACTTTAGGACCATTCCCAATGTTGTCTTTTATTTCAGTGTCTTCAATTTTAAATCCAGTTCCATCACCAGAAGTAGTTGTAGCAACATTTACTTCCTTTGTTGTTGCAAACTCTTTCATATCAGGAGTTATAAGTGCGTCAGGAACAGCAACCGGAGTACCTGCATAAGATGCAACACCACCTCCTCCATTATTTGTTATAAGATTCTCTTGAATCATTGGAGGAGGAGGAGGTGGTTCTGTGCTTGCTTGTTGCGGTGGAGGAGCTAAGTTCATTAACTTCATTTTTGCAACAGGTGCTGTTTTTGAGCCACCAGCTTTACCTACCTTCATTCCACAACTATAAATCAAGAATAAACATAAATGAATTCCTACAGATATGCCGAAAGCCATGGAAAGATTTTTTTCATAAACCCTTTTTAACTCTGCAGCACCGTATTTAAGTTTTTCTGGTATGCTCATTTGATTTTCTTTTTAAAAATTTGTTTTTCCAATATGACTATTTATTATCCACATTTAGGACAACATATCACTTTTTTTCTAACAAAACATTTTACAATTATTTTTATACAATAGAATAGTTTTATCTTACATAACATTTATAACCATTTTATGTTATAAAACTTTCTCAATCTCAGTTTTTTCTTTTTCTGTTAAAGGAACTAATGCGAACCTACGTTCACGTTTACCAATACCAGGATCCTTACTATAAGTTAAAGCTAGCTCACCTTCTGCTAAGTTAAGTTCATTCAATACTTGAACTAATCTATCATAAGTAGCTTTTGAATCAACTTTTAAACTTGTTATTAACTTATTTCCCATCTTAGAATTTTCTGCTACTGAAAGAGCTTTTAACTCTCTCATATCAACTTTCTTAAAGGCTGGGTTAACACCTGTATTATATATCAATTGATTATCTCCTCTAATAAACAGATTTAACAATTCGGTTTGCCTTACTTGAACATCTTTAATTTCAGGAGGAATTGACATCTCCATGATCTGAGGTTGGCTCATTGTTGTAGCAAACATGAAGAATGTAAGTAAAAGGAACGCCACATCTACAAGTGGTGTCATATCCATTCTAAATCCTACTCTCTTAGGTTTTCTCGCACCACCTTTTTTCTTATGGCCACCTCCACCACCTAAATCTACACTTGACATTTATTTAGATTAAATTTAAAATTTTAAACCTTAAAAATCATTTTAACTTTTTTATTTTAACATCAAAAGCTGATATAACTTAACAAAAAATAATAATAATACTCTTTAACTCTGTTTGATTGTAACAAAGTTAAATATAGTTGCACCTTGATTTCTCATAGTATTCATTACTTGCTCTATCCTTCCATAATTAACTCTTTTATCAGCATCAACAACAAATTTATATTTACTATTTTGCCTTCGAGTTTGAAGAATCATAGCTCCTAAAGTACTTGTGTCTGGAATTTGAATTTGAGTCATTGAACTTGCTTTTGTTGCATCTGTACCTGGAACAATCATATAAACAGGTGAACGATCACTAACATTTGATAAAGCATACCAAATTGTAGTGTCATTTCCTTCGATAGCAACTTTTACAGTTGCTGTATTCTTTTCAGGTAATTTAGTTGTGTCAGCTGAGGCTTTTGGTCTTTGAATATCAAATTTTTGTTCACTTTCAACATCAGATTTAAACTTTGCAGTGAACATAAAGAATGTCAGTAATAAGAACGCTACATCCACTAAAGGAGTCATATCCATTACTACACCAACCCTTTTCATTTTATGTGCCATCTATATATTATTCTTTTTTCTATTAAAATTGGTAGTAACAAAAATTATTTTAAAAGCTGTTATTTATAATAATCTATAAATAATTATTTGGTCTTCATGGCTAAAGTTTCCATCAATTGTTGAACTCCTTCTTCTATTCCATAAACCATTCCATCAACTTTAGTTGTAAAGAAATTATACCCAACAATAGAAATAATTGCAGCAATAAGACCTCCAGCTGTATTAATAAGTGCTTCAGAAATACCAATTGAAAGTTGGGTAGCACTTGCAGCCTGACCAGCAGTTGCTAAGGCTTGGAACGCTCTAATCATACCAATAGTTGTTCCTAATAATCCAATCATTGTTGAAGTTGAAGCAACTGTTGAAAGTACTATAAGATTTTTTTCTAACATTGGAGTTTCAAGTCCCATTGTTTCATCAATAGATCTTTTTACTTCAGCTAGTTTTTTATCAGCATCAAGTGGAGAAGATTGCAATTGCTCATATCTATCTAATCCAGCACGTATAACACTTGCGGCAGAACCTTTTTGCGAATCACAAGCAGCCATTGCTCCTTTTAAATCTCCTTTTTCAACTAATTTATCAACTTCATGAACAAACACTTCTGTTCTTTTTGAACCAGCAGCTTTTGTTAATGAGAAAATTCTTTCAATTATAAAAGTTACCATCATAAGAATCAATGAAAGCAAAATAGCTACAAGAGGTCCTCCTGTATATACAGTACCCATTAAGTCTTTTGGTTCTTTTTTCAATGCATCATTGAAGTGGCTAGCATTACCAAATACAATGTTGAAAATTAAAAAGCCAATAATTACACAACCAAGAATTACTAAAGGGACAAAATACTTTTTCATAAAAGTTTTTAAAGAGAAAGATTTATGTTGAAAATTAATTATTTAATTCGAAAGAAATAATGGAACCATATACTAATCTTATTGTTACATATAATTTATATTTAATTTATATATATAAACAAGAGGTGTTTTAAACAAGAGAAATAAAATAGAATATCTTAGTATAGAGAACTAATTTTTGAGATTCTATTCAATTATAAAAATAAAAAATCTATTCTTTAATTATTAATAGAACAAATTTAAATATTAAAAAGTTTTAAATAAATATTTTTTAATAAAACTTTTAAACAATATACAAAAGTAGTAAAAATTTATTATTGTTACTCTCTCAAAAAATCACTACACCAGAATTTTGATAACTTATTAGTTAGTGCTTTAAACTCAATTTCAAAATTATTTCCATTTGAAACTAATTCAGTTAACTTTATTACTTTGTCCTTACCATACAAACTGATTAATTTGGAAATTAAATTAATACAAATAGAATATGCTGATCGAACATTTTCATAATTTTTAGATTTTAGAATTGTATCCTGAATTTGTTTAAGAGTTGAAAACTTCATTTTACAAATTAGCTCTTCCTTCGATACATTCATCGCTAAGCCTTCGTTAAACCATCTTGGCAGACCATTTACTTCAGCTTTGTTCAATGCAATATGGGTTAACTCATGCCTAAGTACTTTTGAGAATCCACCTCTTTTTAATAACAAGCTTAAAGGTTGCAATCTTATTTCATTATTAACAGATAAACCTAAATTATAATACGATCCTCCACCTATATTCACAAATTCAGAAGTTGTAGAATAAGTTATACCTTTAATCCTATTTGGCAAAGTTACACCAAATTTTACAACATAATTATATGAATCTTCACATTCATTTATCAACTCATTTACATTAACCCCTCTTGGTGCAAGCAATATAAAATGAGATGAGTTATAAGTTACATACTTATATTTAGAATAATTTATACTTTGAGATTTTGCCGAATTAAAAATTAAAAATGAAAATACAAATAATAATGACATTTTGAAATACTTATAATTTTTATTCAACATATTCAATTTGATTAGTATTAATTGGATCAGAATTAATATACTTTAAAAAGATCTGAGCTGTTGTAAGCACGTCTTTTTGACAATATTTAACAATCCTACTTAAATCTTTTTCTTTCCAAAATACTGCTCCAACTTGGCTTCCATCAATATCATCTTTTGGTGAAGGGATTCCGAAAACTGCTGCTAATAGTTTTAATGATGTATAACTTTTATAATCACCAAATTTCCATAATTCCATAGTATCTAATAAATATGATAATTCCCAAGGTTTTTTTCCATAGATCTCAAGTAAATTAGGAAGATCAATATGGTTGATTATCATTCTTCTAGCAATATAGGGAACATCAAATTCCTTAATATTATGTCCGCATAAAATAGAATTTGTTGAATCTGAAAATTTATCATTTAACAGTTTACTAAATTCTCTTAACAAAATTGATTCATCAAAATTTGAAAATGATTTTAATCTAAAACCAAAACAATTATCTATTTGTGTTATTACACCAACTGATATGCAAGCAATTTTTCCAAACTCAGAATAAATTCCTGCCTCAGAATATTTGTCTTGGGCTTCAATTTCTGTAACTTCTTCAGATTTATCTTTTTTTAATAATGACTTACATTTTATTTTCCAAAGCACTTTCCAAGTTTCATCTAGTTCAGAAAATGAAGATTTTTGAGGAACCGTTTCGATATCAAAAAAAAGGATTTTTTTTACATCGATATTTTTTAATTTAGTTTCATTCATAGGATATTTTTTAGGTTAATGATTAAAATCTAAAATAAGAAAGAGTTAGAAATACATTTTGATAATTGTTATTAAATTTCATTCACTTCTTTTTTATAAACAATAAATTTCAATAAACTTAAAACTGTTATCAAATCCTTATCTTTGTTAACTTGTTTAAAAATAAATAATTAATTATTAGTCAAATAGACAATGTCTAATCACAAAAAAGTTATTGTTATCGGTTCAGGACCCGCGGGTTTGACTGCAGCTCTTTATACTGGAAGAGCTAATCTTAGCCCATTAATTTTTGAAGGGCACCAACCTGGTGGACAATTGATGATTACAACTGAAGTAGAAAATTATCCTGGTTATGAACATGGGATTCAAGGACCAGATATGATGGATATTTTCAGAAAACAAGCACACCGTTTTGGTGCCGAAAGTAAATATGAACTTGTTACAGAAATTGATTTTTCAAAAAAACCATTTACAATTAAATCTGAACGTGGTGATACCTTCACTTCTGATTCAATTATTGTTTCAACAGGTGCAACAGCAAAATTACTGGGGTTAGAAGGTGAAATGAAGTTTATGGGTTATGGTGTGTCAGCTTGTGCTACTTGTGATGGATTCTTCTTTAAAAATCAAGAAGTAATAGTTGTTGGTGGTGGTGATACTGCCATGGAAGAAGCAAACTATTTAACTAGGTTTTGTTCTAAAGTTGTTTTGATTCATCGTCGTGATGAATTTAGAGCCTCAAGAATTATGATAGACAGAGCAAAAAATAATCCTAAAATTGAAATTTTAATGAATACAACCATTAGTGAAATTATTGGTGATACAGATCCTGTTAAAAAAGTTACTTCAGTTGTTTTAAAAAATACTATAAATGGAGAAGAAGTAAATAAATCAATTAATGGAGTGTTTATTGCAATTGGACACAAACCAAACACAGAATTGTTTAAAGGTGTTTTAGATATGGATGAAAATGGATACTTAATAACTAAGGGCAAATCTTCTTACACAAATATTGATGGTGTTTTTGCTTGTGGTGATTGTCAAGACCATATTTACCGACAAGCTATAACAGCCGCAGGAAGCGGATGTATGGCTGCAATTGATTCTGAAAGGTGGCTTGAAAATAATTAGATCTTATTAATTTGATTGTTTATTATTATGATTCAATTATCTCACATAGTTCAAACTTTGCTTCCATTATTCTATAGTGGAACTTTATTTTTTTATGTACTTATTTACTTCAAAAAAGAAGAAAAATTATGGAAGTATGCTTCTCCATTTATGTTAGCAACTTTTGTAATTCATACATTTTTGATTTATTCAAAGTCGGTAATGTATGGGCGATGTTTAGTTTATAATTTA
Above is a window of Chlorobiota bacterium DNA encoding:
- a CDS encoding energy transducer TonB → MKNKDRIQIGAQELKKVYNKNLIVGLFGAVIAHLILIGIVLINSKIGVAKSPKIEFPLSTTVIRLPFIEIPKTIKITNNNNAIKKQSQVFKSTNTNYSNNRRIINKINSTGNPIKNVNQIIDLNFINNDSLDNSSVNLNNSIESNIGGNSINDNKPNQNGKLINGNSYTSLNDNSEDFIFVEKEVEFDYNEILKNIEYPQIAMNNGVQGKVTVLVYVNDEGKVTTTKVIESENKILEDVAISAIKKTNYKPAEQNGIKVGIWISIPIKFSLSR
- a CDS encoding energy transducer TonB; the protein is MSIPEKLKYGAAELKRVYEKNLSMAFGISVGIHLCLFLIYSCGMKVGKAGGSKTAPVAKMKLMNLAPPPQQASTEPPPPPPMIQENLITNNGGGGVASYAGTPVAVPDALITPDMKEFATTKEVNVATTTSGDGTGFKIEDTEIKDNIGNGPKVQVDEKKADEDKLPEPDEFVSVEKDANLDYDDLQKRVEYPEIARRNNVEGKVIIRVLVGKDGRAMKTLIDQSDNKLLESAAKKAVLETSFTPAIQNGTPVVQWISVPVNFKLSQ
- a CDS encoding biopolymer transporter ExbD; protein product: MSSVDLGGGGGHKKKGGARKPKRVGFRMDMTPLVDVAFLLLTFFMFATTMSQPQIMEMSIPPEIKDVQVRQTELLNLFIRGDNQLIYNTGVNPAFKKVDMRELKALSVAENSKMGNKLITSLKVDSKATYDRLVQVLNELNLAEGELALTYSKDPGIGKRERRFALVPLTEKEKTEIEKVL
- a CDS encoding biopolymer transporter ExbD, whose amino-acid sequence is MAHKMKRVGVVMDMTPLVDVAFLLLTFFMFTAKFKSDVESEQKFDIQRPKASADTTKLPEKNTATVKVAIEGNDTTIWYALSNVSDRSPVYMIVPGTDATKASSMTQIQIPDTSTLGAMILQTRRQNSKYKFVVDADKRVNYGRIEQVMNTMRNQGATIFNFVTIKQS
- a CDS encoding MotA/TolQ/ExbB proton channel family protein; amino-acid sequence: MKKYFVPLVILGCVIIGFLIFNIVFGNASHFNDALKKEPKDLMGTVYTGGPLVAILLSLILMMVTFIIERIFSLTKAAGSKRTEVFVHEVDKLVEKGDLKGAMAACDSQKGSAASVIRAGLDRYEQLQSSPLDADKKLAEVKRSIDETMGLETPMLEKNLIVLSTVASTSTMIGLLGTTIGMIRAFQALATAGQAASATQLSIGISEALINTAGGLIAAIISIVGYNFFTTKVDGMVYGIEEGVQQLMETLAMKTK
- a CDS encoding 3'-5' exonuclease gives rise to the protein MNETKLKNIDVKKILFFDIETVPQKSSFSELDETWKVLWKIKCKSLLKKDKSEEVTEIEAQDKYSEAGIYSEFGKIACISVGVITQIDNCFGFRLKSFSNFDESILLREFSKLLNDKFSDSTNSILCGHNIKEFDVPYIARRMIINHIDLPNLLEIYGKKPWELSYLLDTMELWKFGDYKSYTSLKLLAAVFGIPSPKDDIDGSQVGAVFWKEKDLSRIVKYCQKDVLTTAQIFLKYINSDPINTNQIEYVE
- the trxB gene encoding thioredoxin-disulfide reductase; this translates as MSNHKKVIVIGSGPAGLTAALYTGRANLSPLIFEGHQPGGQLMITTEVENYPGYEHGIQGPDMMDIFRKQAHRFGAESKYELVTEIDFSKKPFTIKSERGDTFTSDSIIVSTGATAKLLGLEGEMKFMGYGVSACATCDGFFFKNQEVIVVGGGDTAMEEANYLTRFCSKVVLIHRRDEFRASRIMIDRAKNNPKIEILMNTTISEIIGDTDPVKKVTSVVLKNTINGEEVNKSINGVFIAIGHKPNTELFKGVLDMDENGYLITKGKSSYTNIDGVFACGDCQDHIYRQAITAAGSGCMAAIDSERWLENN